One region of Pan paniscus chromosome 5, NHGRI_mPanPan1-v2.0_pri, whole genome shotgun sequence genomic DNA includes:
- the TSPYL4 gene encoding testis-specific Y-encoded-like protein 4 produces MLRRYRPDITSCHGSTAESKGGVVLDVSGRARPLRRTRNSPSPTSLTSSKMSGLDGGNKLPLAQTGGLAAPDRASGDPDLDQCQGLREETEATQVMANTGGGSLETVAEGGASQDPVDCGPALRVPVAGSRGGAATKAGQEDAPPSTKGLEAASAAEAADSSQKNGCQLGEPRGPAGQKALEACGAGGLGSQMIPGKKAKEVTTKKCAISAAVEKEGEAGAAMEEKKVVQKEKKVAGGVKEETRPRAPKINNCMDSLEAIDQELSNVNAQADRAFLQLERKFGRMRRLHMQRRSFIIQNIPGFWVTAFRNHPQLSPMISGQDEDMLRYMINLEVEELKHPRAGCKFKFIFQGNPYFRNEGLVKEYERRSSGRVVSLSTPIRWHRGQDPQAHIHRNREGNTIPSFFNWFSDHSLLEFDRIAEIIKGELWPNPLQYYLMGEGPRRGIRGPPRQPVESARSFRFQSG; encoded by the coding sequence ATGTTACGACGCTACCGCCCTGACATCACCAGTTGCCATGGTAGCACCGCCGAGAGTAAAGGAGGGGTGGTGCTAGACGTTTCGGGCAGAGCTCGGCCGCTGCGGAGGACAAGGAACTCTCCCTCTCCCACTAGTCTGACTTCTTCCAAAATGAGCGGCCTGGATGGGGGCAACAAGCTCCCTCTCGCCCAAACCGGCGGCCTGGCTGCTCCCGACCGTGCCTCAGGAGATCCGGACCTAGACCAGTGCCAAGGGCTCCGTGAAGAAACCGAGGCGACACAGGTGATGGCGAACACAGGTGGGGGCAGCCTGGAGACCGTTGCGGAGGGGGGTGCATCCCAGGATCCTGTCGACTGTGGCCCCGCGCTCCGCGTCCCAGTTGCCGGGAGTCGCGGCGGTGCAGCGACCAAAGCCGGGCAGGAGGATGCTCCACCTTCTACGAAAGGTCTGGAAGCAGCCTCTGCCGCCGAGGCTGCTGACAGCAGCCAGAAAAATGGCTGTCAGCTTGGAGAGCCCCGTGGCCCTGCTGGGCAGAAGGCTCTAGAAGCCTGTGGCGCAGGGGGCTTGGGGTCTCAGATGATACCCGGGAAGAAGGCCAAGGAAGTGACGACTAAAAAATGCGCCATCTCGGCAGCAGTGGAAAAGGAGGGAGAAGCAGGGGCGGCGATGGAGGAAAAGAAGGtagtgcagaaggaaaaaaaggtggCAGGAGGGGTGAAAGAGGAGACACGGCCCAGGGCCCCGAAGATCAATAACTGCATGGACTCACTGGAGGCCATCGATCAAGAGTTGTCAAACGTAAATGCCCAGGCTGACAGGGCCTTCCTTCAGCTTGAGCGCAAGTTTGGCCGCATGCGAAGGCTCCACATGCAGCGCAGAAGTTTCATTATCCAGAATATCCCAGGTTTCTGGGTTACTGCCTTTCGAAACCACCCCCAGCTGTCACCTATGATCAGTGGCCAAGATGAAGACATGCTGAGGTACATGATCAATTTGGAGGTGGAGGAGCTTAAACACCCCAGAGCAGGCTGCAAATTCAAGTTCATCTTTCAGGGCAACCCCTACTTCCGAAATGAGGGGCTCGTCAAGGAATATGAACGCAGATCCTCTGGCCGAGTGGTGTCTCTTTCCACTCCAATCCGCTGGCACCGAGGCCAAGACCCCCAGGCTCATATCCACAGAAACCGGGAAGGGAACACTATCCCTAGTTTCTTCAACTGGTTTTCAGACCACAGCCTTCTAGAATTCGACAGAATTGCAGAGATTATCAAAGGAGAACTGTGGCCCAATCCCCTACAATACTACCTGATGGGTGAAGGGCCCCGTAGAGGAATTCGAGGCCCACCAAGGCAGCCAGTGGAGAGCGCCAGATCCTTCAGGTTCCAGTCTGGCTAA